GTCGGCGAGCAGCCCCCGGCGGCGCGCCATCACGGCGAGGCCCACGAGCGGCTCGAGGGCGCGGATCAGCACGCACCCCGGCGTGCCGGCGGGCCCGGTGATGGCGTTGAGGCAGTGGTGCATGCCGTAGTTGAGGAACACGTAGGCGAAGCCACCCTCGCCGTAGAAGAGGCGACAACACGAGGGGCGGAAGGCGGCATGGGAGGCGGCGTCCTCGGGACCGAGATAAGCCTCCGTCTCGACGATCCGACCCGCGGTTACCGTGCCGCGGACGCGTGAAACCAGGACGCATCCCAGCAGGTCACGCGCCACCGCTGGCGCGGGGCGAAGGTAGAACCGCCGGGGCAGCGGCATTAGACGTCGAGGCGGTTGCGGACCATCCGCCGCAGCGACGCGGCGTCGAAGGCGGTGGCCTGCCGGCTCGGCGGCGCCGCCTCGGTCTTCAAGCCGGTCTCGCTCACGATCGCGCAGATGCTCTGCCCGGGATCCAGCGCCTTCTCGGCCAAGAGCCGCCGGAGGACGGCGAGACTGGCCACCCCCGTCGGCCCCGCCCAGATCCCCTCGGTCCGGGCCAGCATCCGCTGGGCGTCCAGGATGTCGTCGTCCTCGGCATCCCCCGCGAGGCCGCCCAGCTGGCGGAGGATGCGGAGCGTCCACTGGCCCTTGCGGCCCGGGTCGCCGGCGGCCAGGCCCTCGGCGACGGTGTAGCCGATCTTGAGCGGCGTGAGCGCGCCGCCGTCACGGAACGCCCGGGCGATGGCGTTGGCGCGGGTCGCCTGGGCCGCCACCAGGCGGGGCATTTTGGCGATCCATCCCGCCTCGAGCATTTCCCGAAAGCCGCGGGCGGCGGCGATGAAGGTCTCCCCGACGGCGACGGGCGCCACCACAACGTCGGGCGGCACCCACCCGGTCTGCTCGGCGATCTCGTAGGCCAGGGTCTTCTTGCCCTCGTGCTTGTACGGATTGCGGGAGGCCCCGCAATCGAAGAAGAGCTGCTCTTGAGCCAGGCGGTCCCACAGCTGGATGAGGTCGTCGTAGACGCCTTGATAGAGCACGAGGTCGCTCGTGGTCGCCGCCATGTGCAGGAGCTTGGGGGCCGAGGCGCGTTCGTAGGCGAAGATCAGCGAGCGGAGCCCGGCCCGGGCCGAGTACGCGGCGATGGACGACCCGGCGTTTCCCGAGGACACCACGGACGTCGCGTGAAAGCCGAACTGCAGCGCGGCCGCGACGGCCGTGGCCGACGTGCGGTCCTTGATGGTCCCCGTGGGGTTGGCGCCCTCGAACTTGACCAGCAGCCGCCGCACGTTGAGCCGGGCGGCCAGGCGGGGACACTCGAGTAGTGGCGTCTCACCTTCACCCAGGCTGACCCGATGGGCCGGGTCCGCGATGGGCAGCACGGGCGCGTAGCGCCAGAGGCCGGCGCCGGTGAAGAGGGCGCGCCCATGCCGCCGCAACCTGTCGAGGTCGTAGCGGAACTCGAGGAGGCCCTGACACTTGTCGCATTCCAGCCGGTAGCCGAGCGGGTACCCCGCGCCACAGTCGATGCAGACCAGTTGCTGCGCGAGCGAGTCGATCATCGGACGCCGAAACGCTGGTCGACGACCGAGAGGATCTCCTCGAGACGGTGCCGCAGCGTGTGCTCGGCCAGGGCGCGCTGCCGGCCGCTCTCGGCGATGGCGCGCGCTTCTTCCGGATGGGCCAGGTAGTGGTCGAGCTGGCGCCGCAGCTCGGCCACATCGCGGTAGGTCACGACCTCCTCGCCGGGCTTGAACAGCGTGGAGAGATCGTCCTTGAGGTCCACCACCTGACAGGCCCCGGCCGCCGCCAGCTCGAACGCTCGGATGTTGACCCCCACGATGTCGTTCAGGGGATGGTGGGGGTTCAGCGAGAGGCGCGCGCCCGAATAGACGACCAGCTTGGCCCGACCCCAGACGCCCCCGCCCCGGACTACGGCGCGCGCGCGGGGGTCGGCGGCTCGATGCCAGTCGGGCCCCCACACGCCGAGCGGATAGTCTACGAGCTCGGTGACGAATCGCTCCCGATAGGGATAGCGGCGGCCGACCAGGGCGATGAGGCCGTCGAGGGCTCGCGCTTCCTCCGGCGTGGGGTCGACGGGGTGGTGGAAGGCGGGCACGCAGTACAGCGGCAGGTAATAGAGATTGCGCAAGCCGGCCAGCTGGAGCTGCCGCATCGCGTACCGCTCCTTGGTGAAGAACACGTCGTACGGCTCGATGTGTGAAAACGGCATCATGAGGAGCGGATTGTCGGGAAAGACGTTCAGGAACAGCGCGTCGGTGGCCGCCTTGACGCGGCGGATGAGCTCAGGGGTGATCGGGCCGCCCTTGAGCACGAGCACGATGGCCGGTCGCCAGGCCCGGCACTCCCGTTCCAGGCGGGCGAGAATGACGCGCTGGTACACGGCCTTGGTGGACCGGTTCCGGTACAGGACGTTTTCCCGCCGGTACGCGAACGTGCGCGCCTCGTGGCCCATCGCGGTGAGCTCGTCCCGGAAATCGACCCCGAAGTCCCCGGCGCGCTCGACGCCGAGGACGATCAGCCAGCGCATCAGAGGTAGCCTAGCACAGAGGCGTCGGCGGCCTGACGCGGCGAGGAACCGGCTCAGGCGACCGCGGAGGTGACCGTCTGCCGGAAGCGGGTCGCGAACAGAGGATCTTCGAGCGCCGCCGTGGCGACCAACACGGCATTGGCCCCCTCGCGCAGCAGTTGCCGCGCGCGCGCCACCGTCGAGATGCCGCCGACCGCGAGCACCGCGTGGGGCCATTCTCCTGCGCGCCGCCAGGCCAGCATCTCGGCGATGTGCCGGTAGGCCACCGGGAAGGTCGCCGACCCCACGACGGTGGCCCACTCGCGGCCACTGCCCTCGAAGGCCGCGTTGCCCCCCTCGTCGATCACACGCCGGGGAATGCCGTGGACGAGGACGAAGCCGTTGGTCCATGGGGCCACGCGAGAGATCGTGTCGTGCAGTGCACGCGGGCTCCGGAACACGCCGAGCTTGGCCAGCAGCGGGACGCCCACGCTCGTGCGGACCCGGTGGAGAATCTGCGCCGAGAGCGTGACGTGCTCGTAGACCATCTGCCCCGGCTCGCCGTACGGGTTGGGGATGGCCAGGTGCACCTCGATCACGTCGGCGCCGGCCTCGGCCGCCCATCGCGCGCACCGGGCGTAATCGCCGATGAACCCTTCGGGCCCTTCACCGGGCGCCGGGGTGCCCACCACGCTCGCCACCAGGATCTGGCCGGCCCGCAGCCGGTCCTTGGCCCGCCGGATGTCCTTGCGCCACACCTCGGGCTCCATCGAGGGCAACCCCAGCGAGACGGCGATGGTCGTGCCGTTGAGGTGTCCTCGCCGGCCAGCCACGGCGACCTCTTCACGGTTGTCCACGAGCCGGATGTTCGGCAGGTTGTGCGCCGGATGCGGCCGCGACCGGACCGTCGCGTAGGTGAGCACGTCGAAGCCCAGGCGGGCATAGCCTTCCACCCACTTGGAGTTGAGCAGGGGCCCGGCGGCGATGCCGAGCGGCGAGTTCAGGGCGTAGCCGAGGAGATGTCCGCCCGTGGGCGAGGGCAGATGACGGGGACGCGGGAGCGCAGGGGCGTGAGCGTAGTTCCAGGCATACGATCGATCGACCCGGTACACCAAAGACAGGCTCCACCACTCCTTTCATGCGGCCGCTGCCGCTGAAACGTAAGTATATCAGACATTTAGCGTCCATGCTGGACCGCCCGCCACACCTTTAAATCCGCATCTTTAGCCATCAAACAGCCTAGAACCGCTGCACTAGCGGAAGGCCGGCATCACCTCGCGGGCGATGAGCTCGAGTCCCCGCACGATGTGCGCGTGGGGCATGCCGGGGAAGAACATCCGGCAGATGAGGTGGGTCATGCCGTATCGCGCGACGAACTTTTCGACCTGGGCGATGCACTGCTCGGGTCCGCCGATAATGAACCGGTCCTCCATGAGGCGGTCCAAGTCGGTGGCGATGGAGGCGTCGATGAAGGGATGACGCCACCCGCCGGCGTACTCCTTACGGTAGGCGACCATGATGTGCTGCTCGGCCAGCTCACGGGCCCGCCGGTCGCTGTCGGCGATGATGACGTCGCGGGTGAGCGGCCACTCGGCGATGGGCCCGTCCCGTCCGGCGGCCTTGCGGTGCTCGAGGAACCGCCGCTTGCCGTCCAGGAGCCGTTCGAGGCCGGCCGTGGGGCCGGGGATCCAGTTGTCGGCCAGCGTGGCGGCTCGCTTCAGCGTGATCTCGCCCCAGCCGCCGATCCAGAGCGGCGGGTGCGGCTGGCTCAGGGGCGGAGGCTCGAGCCGCCCGTCCACGGTGTAGTAGCGGCCCTTGAACTGCACCCGCTCCCCCGACCACAGCCCGTTCATGATGGCCAGCTGCTCCTCGAAGCGCGCGCCCCGCTTCTCCAGATCCACGCCGTAGAGGGCGAACTCGTCGGGCTTGTAGCCGATGGCGATGCCCAGCGTGAACCGACCCTGGGACATCACGTCGAGGAGGGCCACGTCCTCGGCCAGCCGCACCGGGTGGTAGAAGGCGGACACCAGGATGTCCGTCCCGAGGCTCAGGCGGGTCGTGCGCGTGACGAAGCCGGCCAGCACGGTCAGCGGCGAGGGCCAGTAGTGATTCGTCACCGAGTGGTGCTCCTCCATCCACGCGGAGTCGAACCCCAGCTCCTCGGCCCGACACACCTCTTCGAGCGCCTCGCGATAGTAGTGGCCGCCCTCGATGGGGATGAAACCGATCTTCAGTCGGCCCATGGAATTCTCCTTTTGCGGGCCGCATTGTACCCTGGCCCGTGAGGCGGGTTGCCGGCGACGGCCCTTCTTGAGTTGACTCCCCGGAGGTCGGCGATTAGGGTGGGCAGCCGACGGATCAAGGAGGACCGGATGGCACTCATGCCAGGCTTCCATGCTCTCGAGAAGCTGCCCGAGGAACGGGTGACCGACAAGATCAGCCGCCGGATACTGACCGGCGACCGGGAGATGATCGTGTGGTGGTCCATGAAGGCGGGCGCCCACGCCGCGGCCCACCGCCATCCGCACGAGCAGATCTTCTGGATGCTGTCCGGCCGGATGGAGTTTCGCCTCGGTGACGAGCGGCGCACGTGCCGAGCGGGGGACATCGCCGTCATTCCCGGCGGAGTCGAGCACGAGGCGTGGTTCCCCGAGGATACGGAGGTCGTCGACGTCTTCTCGCCGCCTCGCGAAGACTTTCTGTCCGGCGAGGCCCCCGCCTACATGCGGCGGGGGTAGACGAGCCGGGCCGCGGGCCGGGGTAAGATCGTGCGCAGATGATGGAGCGCCTCACCCCCGAGGAACGCGCGGCCCTCGCCCCGTATTTCACCGACCTCGACGGCCCGGTCTTCGCCCTGGTGAACTTGCCCGAGGTCGTCAAGGGCGCCCTCTTCGCCCGGTATTCGCGCTCGCCGAAGTCGCTTCGCCGGCTGTTCCTCGACGAGTTCAGAAGCGACGTGGAATCGGCCCGAGGCGCGGACTCGGGCCCCGGTGTCCGCACGGCTCGGGCGGACGCCCTCTACGAGCGGGTGCTGCTGGAATACGGCGACGACTCGGTCGCCCAGCTGGGCGGGGTCCACCTCGCCTGCGAGGGAGCCTCGAACATCCTCACCAAGGTGCTCGAGTGGGGGCGCCTCATGGCCTACCTCGAGCAGTCCACGCGTTACATCCCCTACGACGACCGGCCGGATGGCCGCTACCGGTATCACGTCCCCGCCGAGCTGGAGGGGCCGCTCCGAGATCGGTACGTCGCCGCGCTGGACCAGGCCTTCGAGACCTACCGTCGGTGGCTGCCGCGGCTGCGCGAGCTCTACGAAGGGCGCTTCCCCCGCGCCGGTGGGGACTCCGAACAGGTGCACCGCCTCACCATCCGGGCCAAGGCCCTCGACACCCTGCGCGGGTTGCTGCCCGCGGCGTCCGTGTCCAACGTGGGCATCTACGGCACCGGCCAGGCCTACGAGCAGCTCCTACTGCGCATGCGCGCGCATCCGCTGGCCGAGGTCCGCGCCTGCGCCGACCTCATGCTGCGGGAGTTGCGCAAGGTCATCCCGGCCTTCCTCAGACGAGTGGACCTCGCCGACCGGGGCGGCGCCTGGTCGGCCTACCTGGCCGACACGCGAGAGGCCACCCGGCGCGTGGCCGCCGACGTGCTCGGTGAGGCGTCCCCCGAGCCGCGCGAGGAGGTGACACTGTCGGACTTCGACCCCGACGGCGAGGTGAAAGTCGTGGCCGCCGCGCTCTACGCCGCGTCCCGGTTGCCCGATGACCAGCTGCTCGCCCTGGCCCGCCGCTTGAGCCCCGAGGAGCGGCTCGCCGTGCTCCACGCCTACGTCGGCAAGCGGCGCAACCGCCGGCACAAGCCCGGCCGGGCCTTCGAGCGTACGGGCTACCGCTTCGACATCCTGGCCGACTACGGCGCCTTCCGCGATCTGCAACGCCACCGCTTGCTCACGCTGGAGTGGCAGCGGCTCACGCCCGCCCATGGCTACACGGTTCCCGTGGCGGTGGACGAGGTGGGCGCGCGCGCGGACTGGGAGCGCGTGATGGACGCCTCCGCGGCGCTGCACGACGCGATCGCCGCCCACGGCCTTACCGACGTCGCCTCCTACGCGGTCGCCATGGCCTACCGCGTGCGGTTCTACATGGAGATGAACGCGCGGGAGGCCATGCATGTCATCGAGCTGCGGAGCGCGCCCCAGGGACACCCGACTTACCGGCGGCTGGCTCAGACGATGCACCGGCTGATCGGAGAGCGCGCCGGGCATCGGGCCATCGCCGCGGCCATGACCTTTGCCGACCACTCCGAGGTCGCGCTGGAGCGCCTGGAGTCCGAACGCGCCGCCGAGCGCCGCCGTGGGCGCTCGGGCGATACGTCGTCCCGCTGAACGGGACATCCCGCCGGGGAGGAATCATGGTGGCTCAATCAGCGGAGTTGCGGCGGAAGGCACGCGAGTATCTGACGACCCGGGGAAGCCAGGCGGCCGCCGCGGTCATTCACGATCGCGTCGCTGCGGCGTTCGCCGCGCTGGGAGGGTTGCTGGACACCCGCTCGCCCGACGTGGCGGCCCGGCGGACGCTCCCCGGAGAATGGTCGGTGCAGGAGATCGCCGATCACCTGCTCGAGACACATCGCGCGGGATTGGACGAGCTGCGCTGCCTCCTCGGCGGGCAGCGGCCGCCCGGTCCTCCCATTCCGGCCGGGCTGCAATCCAAAGCGCCGATGCTGAGGCCCTGGCCCTGGCTGCGCACCGAGCTTGCGCGGCTCCATGACGACATCCTCGGCGTCCTGGCGGCCGTCCCCTCGGATTTCGAGACCGCGGCTCGGGCCCCGCTGATCATGGTGGTCAATGTTCCCGGCCCCGGGGGA
Above is a genomic segment from Candidatus Methylomirabilota bacterium containing:
- a CDS encoding DNA-3-methyladenine glycosylase — its product is MPLPRRFYLRPAPAVARDLLGCVLVSRVRGTVTAGRIVETEAYLGPEDAASHAAFRPSCCRLFYGEGGFAYVFLNYGMHHCLNAITGPAGTPGCVLIRALEPLVGLAVMARRRGLLADSPRLTSGPGNLTRGLGIGLRDSGADLTIPGLTIEPPDGPRDFRIARGPRVGITRAADRPLRFWIVGNRHVSR
- a CDS encoding pyridoxal-phosphate dependent enzyme, whose protein sequence is MIDSLAQQLVCIDCGAGYPLGYRLECDKCQGLLEFRYDLDRLRRHGRALFTGAGLWRYAPVLPIADPAHRVSLGEGETPLLECPRLAARLNVRRLLVKFEGANPTGTIKDRTSATAVAAALQFGFHATSVVSSGNAGSSIAAYSARAGLRSLIFAYERASAPKLLHMAATTSDLVLYQGVYDDLIQLWDRLAQEQLFFDCGASRNPYKHEGKKTLAYEIAEQTGWVPPDVVVAPVAVGETFIAAARGFREMLEAGWIAKMPRLVAAQATRANAIARAFRDGGALTPLKIGYTVAEGLAAGDPGRKGQWTLRILRQLGGLAGDAEDDDILDAQRMLARTEGIWAGPTGVASLAVLRRLLAEKALDPGQSICAIVSETGLKTEAAPPSRQATAFDAASLRRMVRNRLDV
- a CDS encoding glycosyltransferase, whose amino-acid sequence is MRWLIVLGVERAGDFGVDFRDELTAMGHEARTFAYRRENVLYRNRSTKAVYQRVILARLERECRAWRPAIVLVLKGGPITPELIRRVKAATDALFLNVFPDNPLLMMPFSHIEPYDVFFTKERYAMRQLQLAGLRNLYYLPLYCVPAFHHPVDPTPEEARALDGLIALVGRRYPYRERFVTELVDYPLGVWGPDWHRAADPRARAVVRGGGVWGRAKLVVYSGARLSLNPHHPLNDIVGVNIRAFELAAAGACQVVDLKDDLSTLFKPGEEVVTYRDVAELRRQLDHYLAHPEEARAIAESGRQRALAEHTLRHRLEEILSVVDQRFGVR
- a CDS encoding LLM class flavin-dependent oxidoreductase, which codes for MGRLKIGFIPIEGGHYYREALEEVCRAEELGFDSAWMEEHHSVTNHYWPSPLTVLAGFVTRTTRLSLGTDILVSAFYHPVRLAEDVALLDVMSQGRFTLGIAIGYKPDEFALYGVDLEKRGARFEEQLAIMNGLWSGERVQFKGRYYTVDGRLEPPPLSQPHPPLWIGGWGEITLKRAATLADNWIPGPTAGLERLLDGKRRFLEHRKAAGRDGPIAEWPLTRDVIIADSDRRARELAEQHIMVAYRKEYAGGWRHPFIDASIATDLDRLMEDRFIIGGPEQCIAQVEKFVARYGMTHLICRMFFPGMPHAHIVRGLELIAREVMPAFR
- a CDS encoding cupin domain-containing protein; this encodes MALMPGFHALEKLPEERVTDKISRRILTGDREMIVWWSMKAGAHAAAHRHPHEQIFWMLSGRMEFRLGDERRTCRAGDIAVIPGGVEHEAWFPEDTEVVDVFSPPREDFLSGEAPAYMRRG
- a CDS encoding FAD-dependent thymidylate synthase yields the protein MMERLTPEERAALAPYFTDLDGPVFALVNLPEVVKGALFARYSRSPKSLRRLFLDEFRSDVESARGADSGPGVRTARADALYERVLLEYGDDSVAQLGGVHLACEGASNILTKVLEWGRLMAYLEQSTRYIPYDDRPDGRYRYHVPAELEGPLRDRYVAALDQAFETYRRWLPRLRELYEGRFPRAGGDSEQVHRLTIRAKALDTLRGLLPAASVSNVGIYGTGQAYEQLLLRMRAHPLAEVRACADLMLRELRKVIPAFLRRVDLADRGGAWSAYLADTREATRRVAADVLGEASPEPREEVTLSDFDPDGEVKVVAAALYAASRLPDDQLLALARRLSPEERLAVLHAYVGKRRNRRHKPGRAFERTGYRFDILADYGAFRDLQRHRLLTLEWQRLTPAHGYTVPVAVDEVGARADWERVMDASAALHDAIAAHGLTDVASYAVAMAYRVRFYMEMNAREAMHVIELRSAPQGHPTYRRLAQTMHRLIGERAGHRAIAAAMTFADHSEVALERLESERAAERRRGRSGDTSSR
- a CDS encoding DinB family protein, encoding MVAQSAELRRKAREYLTTRGSQAAAAVIHDRVAAAFAALGGLLDTRSPDVAARRTLPGEWSVQEIADHLLETHRAGLDELRCLLGGQRPPGPPIPAGLQSKAPMLRPWPWLRTELARLHDDILGVLAAVPSDFETAARAPLIMVVNVPGPGGTCTPDHWIEELDWKAYAVVWRLHVLDHLGQAKKVLAASLRPMA